One Streptomyces sp. NBC_00223 genomic window carries:
- a CDS encoding aminotransferase class I/II-fold pyridoxal phosphate-dependent enzyme, which translates to MLGEYRITGRGASAIAADIESAVGRGALRPGEPLPPLRELARELDVNPNTVAAAYRQLRDRGVIETAGRRGSRIRARPATAPRDAIRIDVPPGVRDLSAGNPDTTLLPSLTAALADAAAHHAQAPALYGGPPVDPELNRLARAGLDADGVPDGPIGITSGSLDAIERVLSAHLRPGDAVAVEDPGWGSVLDLALAMGLRAVPVAVDDDGPITAAVARAVQAGARALVVTDRGQNPTGAAISAARAAELRELLAQHRQVLVIDDDHVHGLVDLPLHCLSGVTDHWALVRSTAKAYGPDLRLALYTGDTVTVDRVRGRHRLGAGWVSHLLQRTVAHLWRTGAVDPKTTARSYGERRDALVRALADQGVTAHGRSGMNVWVPVPDETGAVAGLLQRGWAVAPGARFRVRSAPGIRLTVSSLALADIPPLADAVAAVLRPGGEGRYG; encoded by the coding sequence GTGCTAGGAGAGTATCGGATCACCGGTCGCGGTGCATCGGCAATTGCGGCGGACATCGAGAGCGCGGTGGGCAGGGGTGCGCTGCGCCCCGGCGAGCCGCTGCCGCCGCTGCGCGAGCTCGCCCGTGAGCTGGACGTCAACCCGAACACGGTCGCCGCCGCCTACCGGCAGTTGCGCGACCGCGGGGTGATCGAGACCGCGGGCCGCCGGGGCAGCCGGATCAGAGCCCGACCCGCCACCGCACCGCGCGACGCGATCCGTATCGACGTCCCGCCGGGCGTACGGGACCTGTCGGCGGGCAACCCCGACACCACTCTGCTGCCCTCGCTGACCGCCGCACTGGCCGACGCGGCCGCTCATCACGCGCAGGCCCCGGCGCTCTACGGCGGCCCGCCGGTGGACCCCGAGTTGAACCGGCTGGCCCGCGCGGGCCTGGACGCCGACGGTGTGCCGGACGGCCCGATCGGCATCACCTCCGGCTCCCTGGACGCGATCGAGCGGGTGCTGTCCGCCCATCTTCGGCCCGGCGACGCCGTTGCCGTCGAGGACCCGGGCTGGGGCAGCGTGCTCGACCTCGCCCTGGCGATGGGGCTGCGGGCCGTACCGGTCGCCGTGGACGACGACGGCCCGATCACCGCCGCGGTGGCCCGCGCGGTGCAGGCCGGCGCACGGGCGCTGGTGGTCACCGACCGGGGCCAGAACCCCACGGGCGCGGCCATCTCCGCCGCCCGGGCCGCCGAACTGCGGGAACTCCTCGCCCAGCACCGCCAGGTACTGGTCATCGACGACGACCATGTGCACGGCCTTGTCGACCTGCCGCTGCACTGCCTGTCCGGCGTCACCGACCACTGGGCGCTCGTCCGGTCCACCGCCAAGGCGTACGGCCCCGATCTGCGGCTCGCGCTCTACACCGGCGACACGGTGACGGTGGACCGGGTACGCGGCAGGCACCGGCTCGGCGCGGGCTGGGTCAGCCATCTGCTCCAGCGGACCGTCGCGCACCTGTGGCGGACCGGCGCCGTCGACCCGAAGACCACCGCCCGGTCCTACGGCGAGCGGCGCGACGCCCTGGTGCGGGCGCTCGCCGATCAGGGCGTCACCGCGCACGGGCGCAGCGGTATGAACGTCTGGGTGCCGGTCCCCGACGAGACGGGCGCGGTGGCCGGACTGCTCCAACGCGGCTGGGCGGTGGCGCCCGGCGCCCGCTTCCGGGTGCGCTCCGCCCCCGGCATCCGGCTCACCGTCTCGTCCCTCGCCCTGGCCGACATCCCGCCGCTGGCCGACGCCGTGGCCGCCGTACTGCGCCCGGGCGGCGAGGGCCGCTACGGCTGA
- a CDS encoding DMT family transporter: MTAPAESLPAAATTAGDPETPAVAVATSPAAVPAGPRSVVDWRIRFAALGLIWGFSFLFMKVGNEAFAPLQVTLGRMVFGTAVLATVVAVKRERLPRGGRTWLHLTVAAFLLNALPFTLFATAEKTIPSMLAGICNAATPLFAMLVSVVALSEDRPSRQRFAGVGLGFAGVLTVLGAWQGFSGQDPKGTVMALTAAASYAVGWAYVRRTLTGSGSSHLAMSASQLALGALQLLLVTPFFTSVPSSYPAKSVLAVLALGALGTGIAFLVQYGLVAEKGPTIGSMVTYLIPIVATAAGVLLLGESLSWNEPVGAVVILVGAALTQRRPKPAAEPVAVSVPEPAPVSEEPRPATVRDGQP; this comes from the coding sequence ATGACCGCACCGGCCGAGAGCCTGCCCGCCGCCGCGACGACCGCCGGGGACCCCGAGACCCCCGCCGTCGCCGTCGCCACCTCCCCCGCAGCCGTGCCCGCCGGGCCGCGCAGCGTGGTGGACTGGCGGATCCGCTTCGCCGCGCTGGGCCTGATCTGGGGGTTCAGCTTTCTGTTCATGAAGGTGGGCAACGAGGCGTTCGCCCCGCTCCAGGTCACCCTGGGCCGGATGGTGTTCGGCACGGCGGTGCTGGCCACGGTCGTCGCGGTCAAGCGGGAGCGGCTGCCGCGCGGCGGGCGCACCTGGCTGCATCTGACGGTCGCGGCCTTCCTGCTGAACGCGCTGCCGTTCACCCTGTTCGCCACGGCCGAGAAGACCATCCCGTCGATGCTGGCCGGGATATGCAACGCGGCCACCCCGCTCTTCGCGATGCTGGTCTCGGTGGTCGCGCTGTCCGAGGACCGGCCGTCCCGGCAGCGGTTCGCCGGGGTCGGCCTCGGCTTCGCCGGGGTGCTCACCGTGCTGGGCGCCTGGCAGGGCTTCTCCGGCCAGGACCCGAAGGGCACGGTGATGGCCCTGACGGCGGCGGCCAGTTACGCGGTCGGCTGGGCGTACGTCCGCCGCACCCTGACCGGCAGTGGCAGCTCCCACCTGGCGATGTCCGCGAGCCAGCTGGCGCTGGGCGCGCTGCAACTCCTCCTGGTCACCCCGTTCTTCACCTCGGTGCCGTCGTCGTACCCGGCCAAGTCGGTGCTCGCGGTGCTGGCGCTGGGCGCGCTGGGCACCGGGATCGCGTTCCTGGTCCAGTACGGTCTGGTGGCCGAGAAGGGTCCGACGATCGGATCGATGGTCACCTATCTGATACCCATCGTGGCCACCGCGGCGGGCGTTCTGCTGCTCGGCGAGTCCCTGAGCTGGAACGAGCCGGTGGGCGCGGTGGTCATACTCGTCGGCGCGGCGCTCACCCAGCGGAGGCCCAAGCCGGCGGCCGAGCCCGTAGCCGTGTCCGTGCCCGAGCCGGCGCCCGTGTCTGAGGAGCCGCGGCCCGCGACCGTCCGCGACGGTCAGCCGTAG
- a CDS encoding HipA family kinase encodes MLREVTGIRYVTPLREGGSVPGVVEADDLGTYVVKFTGAAQGRKALIAEVIAAELGRRLGLRVPELVRFDFDPVIGLGEPDEEIQDLLKASGGLNLGMDFLPGALGFDPLVFTMDSAEASRIVWFDALIGNVDRSWRNPNMLVWHRNVWLIDHGAALIWHHNWKSAQAASAKPYDASDHALSRFGPEPAVAAAELAPKITDELLTEVTALVPDEWLVDEPGFATPDDVRAAYRELLGARAADVHERIRSAPGQREKQPPPEWLRPWVEGKNAK; translated from the coding sequence ATGTTGAGAGAAGTGACGGGCATCCGCTATGTGACGCCGCTGCGTGAAGGCGGCTCGGTGCCCGGAGTGGTCGAGGCCGACGACCTCGGAACCTACGTCGTGAAGTTCACCGGCGCGGCGCAGGGCCGCAAGGCGCTCATCGCCGAGGTGATCGCCGCGGAACTGGGCAGGCGGCTCGGCCTGCGGGTGCCGGAGCTGGTCCGCTTCGACTTCGACCCGGTGATCGGCCTCGGCGAACCCGACGAGGAGATCCAGGATCTGCTGAAGGCGAGCGGCGGGCTCAACCTCGGGATGGACTTCCTGCCCGGCGCCCTCGGGTTCGATCCCCTGGTCTTCACCATGGATTCCGCGGAGGCCAGCCGTATCGTCTGGTTCGACGCGCTCATCGGCAATGTCGACCGATCGTGGCGGAATCCTAACATGCTGGTCTGGCACCGGAACGTGTGGCTGATCGACCACGGGGCCGCCCTCATCTGGCACCACAACTGGAAGTCCGCGCAGGCGGCTTCGGCCAAGCCGTACGACGCCTCCGACCACGCGCTGTCCCGCTTCGGCCCCGAACCGGCCGTCGCCGCAGCCGAGTTGGCACCCAAGATCACCGACGAGCTGCTGACCGAGGTGACCGCCCTGGTGCCCGACGAATGGCTGGTCGACGAGCCCGGCTTCGCCACGCCCGACGACGTACGCGCCGCGTACCGCGAGCTGTTGGGGGCCCGCGCGGCCGATGTGCACGAGCGGATCAGGAGCGCACCCGGGCAGCGGGAGAAACAGCCGCCGCCCGAGTGGCTGCGCCCGTGGGTCGAAGGGAAGAACGCCAAGTGA
- a CDS encoding SDR family oxidoreductase, whose product MTDQNPRPDSGRAAIVTGASRGIGYGIAEALVARGDRVCITGRDEDALKEAVERLGADRAIGVAGKAHDEAHQAVAVERTMEAFGRVDYLANNAGTNPVYGLLADLDLAVARKVYETNVLSALGFAQQTWKAWQKEHGGAILNIASVAGLAPSPFIAAYGMSKAALVNLTVQLAAEMAPGVRVNSIAPAVVKTRFAAALYEGREEEAAAAYPLKRLGVPEDIGGAAAFLLSDQAGWITGQNLVIDGGLFLGAGGA is encoded by the coding sequence ATGACAGACCAGAACCCCCGCCCCGACAGCGGCCGCGCCGCCATAGTGACCGGCGCCAGCCGCGGCATCGGATACGGCATCGCCGAGGCGCTCGTCGCCCGCGGCGACCGTGTGTGCATCACCGGACGTGACGAGGACGCGCTCAAGGAGGCCGTCGAACGGCTCGGCGCCGACCGGGCGATCGGCGTGGCGGGCAAGGCCCACGACGAGGCGCACCAGGCCGTCGCCGTCGAACGCACCATGGAGGCGTTCGGCCGCGTCGACTACCTCGCCAACAACGCGGGCACCAACCCCGTCTACGGCCTGCTCGCCGACCTCGACCTCGCGGTCGCCCGCAAGGTCTACGAGACCAACGTCCTGTCCGCGCTCGGCTTCGCCCAGCAGACCTGGAAGGCGTGGCAGAAGGAGCACGGCGGCGCGATCCTCAACATCGCCTCCGTCGCGGGCCTGGCACCCTCGCCCTTCATCGCCGCCTACGGCATGAGCAAGGCCGCCCTGGTCAACCTCACCGTGCAGCTCGCCGCGGAGATGGCACCCGGGGTACGGGTCAACTCGATCGCCCCGGCGGTGGTGAAGACCAGGTTCGCCGCCGCGCTGTACGAAGGGCGCGAGGAGGAGGCCGCGGCGGCCTACCCGCTCAAGCGGCTCGGCGTGCCCGAGGACATCGGCGGGGCCGCGGCCTTCCTGCTGTCCGACCAGGCCGGCTGGATCACCGGGCAGAACCTGGTCATCGACGGCGGGCTCTTCCTGGGCGCGGGCGGCGCCTGA
- a CDS encoding S9 family peptidase, whose amino-acid sequence MDTSSAITDSTGHPDRSNHSPYRDFPRRIARTQRFSLGAPHAFTLSPDGRTVLFLRTLGPEDRTGCLWLLDEDGERLLVDPSALPAAGSGEVPRAELVRRERARERTRGIVGYATDAAVRTVVFALDGALWTLTADGGTARHVPTAGPVVDPRLDPLSRRVAYVCGGALRVVELDGGADLLLAAPESDDVTYGLAEHVAAESMHRHRGHWWSPDGDRVLVARADTTAVQRWWIGDPANPATPPRQVPYPAAGTANAEVSLHVLGLDGRRTEVSWDREAYEYLATAAWDAQGPLLSVQSRDQRTVRVLAADPATGATRLLHEQRDPAWVELIPGTPARTASGAVVHTADAGSTRQLTVGGEAVTPEGLQIREVVSVDGESVLFVASDEPTEAHLWSYDPRSGPVRLSAGPGLHGGQRAGGALLLASRTERGRAFRLLTDGRTRTVACLAEEPAPARPTWMRAGPLEIRTALLLPSWYEPGSGPLPVLMAPYGGPAMQLVTRAGNWPLSEAQWFAEEGFAVVIADGRGTPGRGPVWEKSVHGDTLSAPIEDQVTALRAAAAHCPDLDLGRVGIRGWSYGGLLATAAVIRRPEVFHAAISGAGPSDQRLYDTHWRERFLGHPDVNPEAYDRCSPVTEAAALRRPLLLVHGLADDNVVAAHTLRLSAALLAAQRPHRVLPLSNVTHSPTDEVVVEGLLRHQLDFLRESLNVSPIGVV is encoded by the coding sequence ATGGACACCTCTTCCGCAATCACCGACAGCACTGGACACCCTGATCGCTCGAACCACTCCCCCTACCGGGACTTCCCCCGCCGAATCGCCCGCACCCAGCGCTTCTCGCTCGGCGCGCCCCACGCGTTCACCCTCTCGCCGGACGGCCGGACCGTGCTCTTCCTGCGCACCCTCGGCCCCGAGGACCGCACCGGATGCCTGTGGCTGCTCGACGAGGACGGCGAACGGCTGCTCGTCGACCCCTCGGCCCTCCCCGCCGCCGGTTCCGGCGAGGTGCCGCGGGCAGAGCTGGTCCGCCGCGAACGCGCCCGCGAACGGACCCGCGGTATCGTCGGATACGCCACCGACGCCGCCGTGCGTACGGTCGTCTTCGCGCTCGACGGCGCCCTGTGGACGCTCACCGCGGACGGCGGTACGGCCCGCCATGTGCCCACCGCGGGCCCGGTGGTCGACCCGCGGCTCGACCCACTGAGCCGCCGGGTCGCGTACGTCTGCGGGGGCGCCCTGCGGGTGGTCGAACTGGACGGCGGCGCCGACCTGTTGCTGGCCGCGCCCGAGAGCGACGACGTGACGTACGGGCTCGCCGAACATGTGGCCGCCGAGTCGATGCACCGCCACCGCGGCCACTGGTGGTCCCCCGACGGCGACCGCGTCCTGGTGGCCCGCGCCGACACAACGGCCGTCCAGCGCTGGTGGATCGGCGATCCCGCGAACCCGGCGACGCCGCCGCGCCAGGTGCCCTATCCGGCCGCCGGTACGGCCAACGCCGAGGTCTCGCTGCACGTCCTCGGCCTCGACGGGCGCCGGACCGAGGTGAGTTGGGACCGCGAGGCGTACGAGTACCTGGCCACCGCGGCCTGGGACGCGCAAGGTCCGCTGCTGAGTGTCCAGAGCCGCGACCAGCGGACCGTACGCGTACTGGCCGCCGACCCGGCCACCGGTGCCACCCGGCTGCTGCACGAGCAACGCGACCCCGCGTGGGTCGAGTTGATCCCCGGCACGCCCGCCAGGACCGCGTCCGGCGCCGTCGTCCACACCGCCGACGCCGGGAGCACCCGGCAGCTGACCGTGGGCGGGGAGGCGGTCACTCCCGAGGGCCTACAGATCCGCGAAGTGGTCTCCGTGGACGGCGAGTCAGTGCTGTTCGTCGCGAGCGACGAGCCGACCGAGGCACACCTGTGGTCCTACGATCCGCGGTCCGGTCCGGTACGGCTCAGCGCGGGCCCCGGGCTGCACGGCGGACAGCGCGCGGGCGGCGCCCTGTTGCTCGCCTCGCGCACCGAACGCGGCCGGGCCTTCCGGCTGTTGACCGACGGCCGGACCCGGACCGTCGCCTGCTTGGCCGAGGAGCCGGCTCCGGCGCGACCGACCTGGATGCGGGCCGGCCCGCTGGAGATCCGTACGGCGCTGCTGCTGCCGTCCTGGTACGAGCCCGGCTCCGGACCACTGCCGGTGCTGATGGCGCCCTACGGCGGCCCGGCGATGCAATTGGTGACCCGGGCGGGCAACTGGCCGCTGAGCGAGGCCCAGTGGTTCGCCGAGGAGGGCTTCGCGGTGGTGATCGCGGACGGCCGCGGCACCCCCGGGCGCGGCCCGGTGTGGGAGAAATCCGTGCACGGCGACACGCTCAGTGCCCCGATCGAGGACCAGGTGACCGCGCTGCGGGCCGCCGCCGCGCACTGCCCCGACCTGGACCTCGGCCGGGTCGGCATCCGCGGCTGGTCGTACGGCGGCCTGCTGGCGACGGCGGCGGTGATCCGCCGGCCCGAGGTCTTCCACGCGGCGATCAGCGGCGCGGGGCCGAGCGACCAGCGGCTGTACGACACGCACTGGCGGGAGCGCTTCCTCGGGCACCCGGACGTCAACCCCGAGGCGTACGACCGCTGTTCGCCCGTCACGGAGGCGGCCGCACTGCGCCGCCCGCTGCTGCTCGTGCACGGCCTGGCGGACGACAACGTGGTGGCCGCGCACACCCTGCGGCTGTCCGCGGCGCTGCTGGCGGCCCAACGCCCGCACCGGGTCCTGCCGTTGTCGAACGTCACGCACTCGCCCACCGACGAGGTGGTGGTGGAGGGGCTGCTGCGCCACCAGTTGGATTTCTTGCGGGAGTCGTTGAACGTTTCGCCCATCGGAGTCGTATGA
- a CDS encoding pyridoxamine 5'-phosphate oxidase family protein, which translates to MTAEPAALPQPPESAVPDEPTGPHASAASPEPAGPDEPTGPHASAESAAGHEESAAGPESAAPPGYPPTDRSVPTRSRERAAYDRETVHAILDEGYVCHLGFVRDGRPVVLPTLYARVGERLYVHGSTGSRPLRGAGAGLAVCLTVTHVDGLVLARSAFHHSINYRSVVVHGVAHQVQDPEERALALDAIVEQAVPGRAADSRRANAKELAATSVIRLDLLEVSAKLRTGGPNDEPEDLELPYWTGVVPVTRAYGTPVPADDLDPAVTLPGYLSPAGPRGGV; encoded by the coding sequence ATGACCGCCGAGCCCGCCGCGCTTCCCCAGCCGCCCGAGTCCGCCGTGCCGGACGAGCCCACCGGGCCGCACGCATCGGCCGCGTCGCCCGAGCCCGCGGGGCCGGACGAGCCCACTGGGCCGCACGCATCGGCCGAGTCGGCTGCGGGGCACGAAGAGTCGGCCGCAGGGCCCGAATCGGCCGCGCCTCCCGGTTACCCGCCCACGGACCGCTCCGTCCCGACCCGCTCGCGCGAGCGCGCCGCGTACGACCGCGAGACGGTGCACGCGATCCTGGACGAGGGGTACGTCTGCCACCTCGGGTTCGTCCGGGACGGCCGGCCCGTCGTCCTGCCCACGCTGTACGCGCGCGTGGGCGAGCGGCTGTATGTGCACGGCTCGACCGGTTCGCGGCCGCTGCGCGGGGCGGGGGCCGGGCTCGCGGTGTGTCTGACCGTCACCCACGTCGACGGGCTGGTGCTGGCCAGGTCCGCCTTCCACCACTCGATCAACTACCGCTCGGTGGTGGTGCACGGCGTCGCCCACCAGGTCCAGGACCCCGAGGAGCGGGCGCTGGCGCTCGACGCGATCGTGGAGCAGGCGGTGCCGGGCCGGGCCGCGGACTCCCGCCGGGCGAACGCGAAGGAGCTGGCCGCCACCTCCGTGATCCGGCTGGATCTGCTGGAGGTCTCGGCGAAGCTCCGCACCGGCGGACCCAACGACGAGCCCGAGGATCTCGAACTCCCCTACTGGACCGGGGTGGTCCCGGTGACCAGGGCGTACGGGACCCCTGTGCCGGCCGACGACCTCGACCCCGCCGTGACGCTGCCCGGCTATCTGTCGCCGGCCGGCCCGCGCGGCGGTGTCTGA
- a CDS encoding LysR family transcriptional regulator — translation MLSLERLRILHAIDLHGSVSAAADVLSVTTSAVSQQMAKLERETGQSLLAKNGRGVRLTDAGRLLSGHAERILSLVELAHADLEAHRGAAVGELRAGAFPTAVRGLFPRALGVLSAEHPQLRTVVHELEPHESLARLSRGDIDLAVVLDWYNKPLSLPGGLAKAALYDDIVDVALPAGHPLEDRSEIELDELADDDWIAWPDGGFCHEWLLFTLRGKGVEPRISHHAEEHATVLALVAAGLGVAVMPRLGRDPMPEGVRITPVRHTMRRHVYAVWREDADRRPAIRVAVDALLRSAADHRGPDRGSPAPGNVADGGVPAAGNGSGQGALDARSASRP, via the coding sequence ATGTTGAGCTTGGAACGACTCCGGATCCTCCACGCGATCGATCTGCACGGCTCGGTGAGCGCCGCCGCCGACGTGCTGAGCGTGACCACCTCGGCGGTCTCGCAGCAGATGGCGAAGCTGGAGCGGGAGACCGGGCAGTCGCTGCTGGCCAAGAACGGCCGCGGGGTACGGCTCACCGACGCCGGGCGGCTGCTGTCCGGGCACGCGGAACGGATACTGTCCCTGGTCGAGCTGGCCCACGCGGACCTGGAGGCGCACCGCGGCGCCGCCGTCGGCGAACTGCGGGCCGGCGCCTTCCCCACGGCGGTCCGCGGCCTGTTCCCCCGGGCACTCGGCGTGCTGAGCGCGGAACACCCGCAACTGCGCACGGTCGTCCACGAGCTGGAGCCGCACGAGTCGCTGGCCCGGCTGAGCCGCGGGGACATCGATCTGGCCGTCGTCCTGGACTGGTACAACAAGCCGCTCTCGCTGCCCGGCGGACTGGCCAAGGCGGCGCTCTACGACGACATCGTGGACGTCGCGCTGCCCGCAGGCCACCCGCTCGAGGACCGGTCCGAGATCGAGCTGGACGAGCTGGCCGACGACGACTGGATCGCCTGGCCCGACGGCGGCTTCTGCCACGAGTGGCTGCTGTTCACCCTGCGCGGCAAGGGCGTCGAGCCGCGGATCTCGCACCACGCGGAGGAGCACGCGACCGTGCTCGCGCTGGTCGCCGCGGGCCTCGGCGTGGCGGTGATGCCCCGGCTGGGCCGCGACCCGATGCCGGAGGGCGTACGGATCACCCCGGTGCGGCACACCATGCGGCGGCACGTCTACGCGGTGTGGCGGGAGGACGCGGACCGCCGGCCGGCGATCCGCGTCGCGGTCGACGCGCTGCTGCGCTCGGCCGCCGACCACCGCGGCCCGGACCGCGGAAGCCCGGCTCCCGGGAACGTCGCGGACGGCGGGGTGCCCGCCGCCGGGAACGGCTCGGGCCAGGGGGCGCTTGACGCCCGGAGCGCTTCCCGCCCCTGA
- the fabG gene encoding 3-oxoacyl-ACP reductase FabG — MSTTEQRVAIVTGAARGIGAATAVRLAAEGRAVAVIDLDEAACEGTVKAITSAGGRAVAIGADVSDEDRVEAAVARVVQELGAPTVLVNNAGVLRDNLLFKMTASDWDTVIGVHLRGAFLMTRAVQKHMVDAAFGRVVNLSSSSALGNRGQVNYSAAKAGIQGFTKTLAIELGKFGITANAVAPGFIATDMTAATAARVGMDFDEFQAAAATQIPVQRVGRPDDVANAIAFFTGEAAGFVSGQVLYVAGGPLD; from the coding sequence ATGTCCACCACCGAGCAGCGCGTCGCGATCGTGACCGGCGCCGCCCGCGGGATCGGCGCCGCCACCGCGGTGCGGCTGGCTGCCGAGGGCCGCGCCGTGGCCGTGATCGACCTCGACGAGGCCGCCTGCGAGGGCACCGTCAAGGCGATCACCTCGGCCGGCGGCCGGGCCGTCGCGATCGGCGCCGACGTGTCCGACGAGGACCGGGTCGAGGCGGCCGTCGCCAGGGTCGTCCAGGAACTCGGCGCGCCCACCGTCCTGGTGAACAACGCCGGCGTCCTGCGCGACAACCTGCTCTTCAAGATGACCGCCTCCGACTGGGACACGGTGATCGGCGTCCATCTGCGCGGCGCCTTCCTGATGACCCGCGCGGTCCAGAAGCACATGGTGGACGCCGCCTTCGGCCGGGTCGTCAACCTCTCCTCGTCCTCCGCGCTCGGCAACCGCGGCCAGGTCAACTACTCGGCCGCCAAGGCGGGAATCCAGGGCTTCACCAAGACCCTCGCCATCGAACTCGGCAAGTTCGGCATCACCGCCAACGCCGTCGCTCCCGGCTTCATCGCCACCGACATGACCGCCGCCACCGCCGCCCGCGTCGGCATGGACTTCGACGAGTTCCAGGCGGCCGCCGCCACCCAGATCCCCGTCCAGCGCGTCGGCCGGCCCGACGACGTCGCCAACGCCATCGCCTTCTTCACCGGCGAAGCGGCCGGCTTCGTCTCCGGCCAGGTCCTGTACGTGGCCGGCGGCCCCCTCGACTGA
- a CDS encoding Rieske (2Fe-2S) protein has translation MAESSGFPESLTRRGVVAAAGGVGLAAVLTACGSDSDSGSDAASPAASDTTAASDTTSPADSGAPATAGDGMVVLGTVDDIPVGGGKIFKDQKVVVTQPASGEYKAFSAICTHRGCTVTSVSDGVILCPCHNTTFKVADGSVVKGPATTPLPEKKIMVAGDKAMLA, from the coding sequence ATGGCAGAAAGTTCCGGATTCCCCGAGTCCCTCACCCGCCGCGGTGTCGTCGCCGCGGCGGGCGGCGTGGGGCTCGCCGCCGTACTCACCGCCTGCGGCTCCGATTCGGACTCCGGCTCCGACGCGGCCTCGCCGGCCGCCTCGGACACCACGGCCGCGTCGGACACCACCTCCCCGGCGGACTCCGGGGCACCGGCGACCGCCGGCGACGGCATGGTCGTACTCGGGACGGTCGACGACATCCCGGTCGGCGGCGGCAAGATCTTCAAGGACCAGAAGGTGGTCGTCACACAGCCCGCGAGCGGTGAGTACAAGGCGTTCTCCGCCATCTGCACCCACCGCGGCTGCACGGTCACCAGCGTGTCGGACGGCGTCATCCTGTGCCCGTGCCACAACACCACCTTCAAGGTGGCGGACGGCAGTGTGGTGAAGGGCCCCGCGACCACCCCGCTGCCCGAGAAGAAGATCATGGTGGCCGGCGACAAGGCCATGCTCGCCTGA
- a CDS encoding FMN-binding negative transcriptional regulator — protein MLIHPWDAPADDTEWRTWLAGHDFGQLAVNGPDGEPPFVQPTHFLYDPGPGEHGEVLLHLARPNPLWRALEASPRVTLSVVDDYTFIPGPWHAPLDEPTDRGTPTSFYAAVQLVGVAQVLDDPEVKAALLTRQLAHFQPSGGTAPVVPGQEPFGRMLAGLRGVRVEVTEVQAKFKFGGNKAAAVQRRVTGLLAARAAPHDAAARAHQLRRLL, from the coding sequence ATGCTGATCCACCCCTGGGACGCGCCGGCCGACGACACCGAGTGGCGGACCTGGCTGGCCGGGCACGACTTCGGGCAGCTCGCCGTCAACGGCCCGGACGGCGAACCGCCGTTCGTCCAGCCCACACACTTCCTCTACGACCCCGGGCCCGGTGAGCACGGTGAGGTGCTGCTGCATCTCGCCCGGCCGAACCCGCTGTGGCGGGCGCTGGAGGCGAGCCCGCGGGTCACGCTGAGCGTGGTGGACGACTACACGTTCATCCCCGGCCCCTGGCACGCGCCGCTCGACGAGCCGACCGATCGCGGCACGCCGACGAGTTTCTACGCGGCGGTCCAGCTGGTCGGGGTCGCCCAGGTGCTGGACGACCCCGAGGTCAAGGCGGCGCTGCTGACACGGCAGTTGGCCCACTTCCAGCCGAGCGGCGGGACGGCTCCGGTCGTTCCCGGGCAGGAGCCGTTCGGCCGGATGCTCGCCGGGCTGCGCGGGGTCCGGGTCGAGGTGACGGAGGTCCAGGCGAAGTTCAAGTTCGGCGGCAACAAGGCGGCGGCGGTCCAGCGCCGGGTGACCGGTCTCCTCGCCGCCCGCGCGGCCCCCCATGACGCGGCGGCCCGCGCCCACCAACTCCGCCGCCTCCTCTGA
- a CDS encoding DUF3037 domain-containing protein encodes MSGRDVFEYALVRVVPRIERGELINAGVLLYCRAQGFVGARVHLDEARLRCLDPAADVDGVRAALRGYQGVCEGGERAGQAAGDDPGRRFRWLTAPRSTIVQPGPIHTGLTDDAAKEADRLLELLVR; translated from the coding sequence GTGAGCGGCCGGGACGTCTTCGAGTACGCGCTCGTGCGTGTGGTGCCGCGGATCGAGCGCGGCGAGCTGATCAACGCGGGGGTGCTGCTGTACTGCCGGGCGCAGGGATTCGTCGGCGCCCGCGTGCACCTGGACGAGGCACGGCTGCGCTGCCTCGACCCGGCGGCCGACGTGGACGGCGTACGGGCGGCGCTGCGCGGCTACCAGGGCGTCTGCGAGGGCGGCGAGCGGGCCGGGCAGGCGGCGGGGGACGACCCCGGACGGCGTTTCCGCTGGCTCACCGCGCCGCGCAGCACCATCGTGCAGCCCGGGCCGATCCACACCGGGCTCACGGACGACGCCGCCAAGGAGGCCGACAGGCTGCTGGAGTTGCTGGTGCGGTGA